In Verrucomicrobiota bacterium, the sequence ATCACCTACTATGAGTCGAATTCTTGGGGCAATCCGAAAGAGAACATTTCAAAGTGACGCAAACATTCTACTCTCGCTGCCGGCGGCTTCCGGTTGATCGAGGTGTCGTCCGAAGGAAACTGAATTGTCAAGCGCGCCTCAAACATCTAATGTAACCGCAGTGATACGTTTAATGAAAGGTCTCATGCAACCACTCCATTTAATGGTAATGCTCGCCGCGTTCGGGCTGACCGTGGTTCAGGCCTCGTCGTTGCCAGCCCGCTACGACGTGCTGATTGCCGGAGCGGGCACAGGTGGTTGGGGCGCGGCTGTGCAGGCGGCGCGCATGGGATGTTCGGTGGCGCTGATTGAGGAGACCGACTGGATTGGCGGCCAGATGAACGCGGCGGGAGTAACCTCCATGGATGAAGGTACCATCATCCGCCAACAAGGGATCTACCATGAGTTTTATGCACGTGCAGTGGACGCCTACCAGAAACTTGGGAAATCGGTGGCCACCTGCTATTTCAGTGACCACTCCTGCGCGGTTGAGCCGAGGATCGGTCAAAAGATTCTGTATGACTTCATCCGGGAGACAAACCAGAAGGGACCTGGGCACATCCAAGTCTCCCTGCGATCGCGCGTGGTGAAGGTGTTGCGCGATGGCAATCGAGTGCAGGGTGCGGAGGTTGAACTTGCGCGTCCGGATGGCGCGGTCACCAACCACGTTGAGTGCGCGATTCTGGTGGACGCCACCGAATACGGTGATGTCCTTCCGCTGGCAGGCGTGCGTTACCGCCTTGGCAAGTGCGTGAGCGACAGCCTCGATCCCAAAGCGCGGATGCAGGACAACACCTGGACCGCGGTCCTCAAGGAGTATCCGCAGGGCATCCCTATGGAATTGCAAATGCTCGCGCCGCCGCCGGGTTATGCGGAGGTGAGGCAGAGGAAACACTTTGAGCGGATTCAAATTATTAACGACAGCAAACACAAGCTGGGATTTAACGACATCTATGCTCAAAAGGCCCCGTGGCTGGCCATCTCCTGGTACCGTGGCATGCCTGACTCCTCGCGCAAGGACGGGCCTCCCTATCCTGTTCCCACCCGAACCCATCTGAACATTTCTCAGAATGATATCGGCATAACGGTCGTCGACGTGGTTGATCCCGCAAAACGTTGGGCGAAGGAGATTGAGATGCGTTTGGTCACACTCCAACTACTCTATTACTTGCAGCACGAATTGAAGTTACCGTGGTCGGTCGCAAGCGATGAAGGCTATGATTCCCCCTATAATCGCGACCAAATTGCTCGCATCGTGAGCGAAAAACCGTCCTTGAAACCCTATGAACGCATCCTGCAACTGTTTCCGCCGATCGCTTATGTCAGGGAAAGCCGTCGCATGATTGGCGTTCATACGGTGGTGGGCGCCGAAATCAACCGGACCGAGGCGCCGAAGTTCTTTGCGGATGCCATTTCGGTGAACGATTACGGCGAAGACTTGCATGGGGCAAAATCACCTAATGATATGGAACAGAACCTCGAAGCAGCTCCCAGCCCGGCGAGGGAAAAGCTTCCCTGGAGCAAGCGAGGCGGACCCTTTCAATTGCCATTCGCGGCGTTCATTCCTGAAACCGTTGATGGCTTTCTTGCCGCCGAGAAGAACATCTCCCAATCGCGTCTGGTCAATGGCGCAACCCGGCTGCAACCGAGCACCATGGTGAACGGCCAGGCGGTCGGGGCGATTGCGGCACTGGCCATCAAAAACAAAATCCAGCCGCGAGCCGTTGATCCGATCCGGGTGCAGAATGTCATGTTGGACGCCGGGGTGCAATTGGTTTATCCGGCATCGTCAGCGCCACGCGGCAGCCCGGAATGGAAGCAGGATCAACTGGGGCGATTGCACCCCAAAGCGCCCAAGTAACCGTATGAATAAAAGAACCTTGATGTGTCTTGCCCTGGCCTTGATTTCACCGGCGCTGTTTGGAACGGAGTATCATGTTGCCATGACCGGAAGCGATACCGGCACAGGCTCGGCCAACTCCCCTTATCGCACGATTCAAAAGGCGGCGGCGGCCATGGCGGCAGGGGACACCTGCTACATTCACGCCGGCACTTACTATGAAGCAGTGCGGCCAGCCAAATCCGGCCTGGAGGGCAGCCCGCTGACATTTGCCGCTTTTGGAAAAGATCAAGTGGTGGTTCACGGCGGCAAGGTGATAACGGGTTGGACGAAATACAAAGGCAACATCTACCAGGCACCGATGCCGGAGAAGGTCAAAGATTTGTTTGTCAATGGGCAATACATGCTGCTGGCGCGTCATCCGAATCAGCCCTTCGATCAGGTCAAGGGTTTCGACATGCTTCGTCCAACCCTTGGCACGACCAATCCGCCAGCCGATGTGGACTGGACGGGCGTGACGGTTTTCAAGAGCACCAACAAGGAGGGGTGGTGGAACAGTTTTACCAAGCAGAATAGTTATGAGTTTCTTCCTGATGATGTTGCGCGGGGTGGATGGTTGATGGGCGTGCCGGGACTTATAGATTCAGCAGGCGAATGGTGCTGGAAAGACGGCATTCTTTATCTCTATCCGCCCGGTGGAAAAGATCCGTCAACGCTTCTGGTGGAGGCCAAGGTGCGGGATACCGGATTCGACCTGTCCGACCGTAACTATATCGTCCTGAGACACCTCACCGTGTTCAGCGCAACCATCAATATGAATGTTGCCGAACATTGCGTGCTGGACGGCTGCAAGGTGTTTTATGTCAGTTCAATATTTGACCCTTTGACATTTAACACCAAGCCAAAAGACCTGTTTGCGCCCATGACCACCAATCTGGCCGGCAAGGGCGTCCTGGTGAACGGCTCTCACAACCAGATCAGCAATTGTGAGATCGCCCATTCTTGGGGCAACTGCGTTTCGATTCTGGGAACAAGCAACACGGTGGATAACTGTGAAATCTACGACGCCAACTGGCAAGGATGGGAATGCGCTGTGATTGCCATGAACGGTGGCGGACACCGCATTACGCAGAACACGTTACATGATGCCCAGCGCTCCATAATCACCTATTCGAAAAAGTGCGACATGACTCCGTTGGCGGTTCCGTCATACATCGAATATAATGACCTGTACAATTCCGGGCTGGCGAAAACCGACAACGGCGGGTTTTACTGTTTCTACACCGACGGCAATGGCACGGTCATCGCCTACAACTGGATTCATGACAACTTTAACGCCTTCAATCCCACGCTGCACAGCGGCTGCGGCGTGTATCTGGACGACTATTCCTCGCGTTTTATCGTCCACCACAATGTTGTCTGGAATATGAAGACCGGCTCGTCCGCAACCGGAATCAGAGCAAACAACCCCGCCCCCAACAAGCGGCAGCCGAATTCCCACCAAATCTACAATAACACCATGTGGGATTGCTTGCGAGCCATCAACTCGGCGGACAAGGATTGGAATGGTGCGACCGGTCGGCCCTATTGGAGAGACACGCAAGTGTTCAACAATATCCTGCTCAAGCCTCAAACATTCGGTCCGGCAATCGTTGGAAATAACTTTACCAACGCCAATGCCATGTTTGTGGATCCCGCCAACCATGATTTCCGCTTGAAGGCCGGATCGCCGTGTATTAACGCCGGCAAGGTCATCCCAGGAATCACGGATGGCCATATCGGTTCCGCGCCCGATATCGGCGCCTACGAATTTGGGGGAGTTTACTGGAAGCCGGGACGCCTTACGGAAAGCAAGGTGCAATGAACGGCAATAGAACACAACACGTTGACGGTTGTGCTATGAAAAACAAACCAGCGGACATGAATCGCCGCAACTTTCTAGCCAAGACCTGTGCGGCTTCAGGTTTGGTTGCCTTCCACCCGAACCTTCTTTGGGGGCAAGAGCAGTCTGTGGACGATGGTGTGGAGAAGGTCTTGGTCATCTTCAAGACACACTTGGACCTCGGGTTCACTGATTTGGCGTCGGCAGTCATCAAGACTTATGTCGAGCAATTCATTCCCAGAGTGTTGTCGCTTCGCGAACAAATCGAAAGAGAACACCAGCCGGACCGCTATGTTTGGACCACTGGCTCGTGGCTGATTTACCGGTATTTGGAGGAAGCATCACCGGAAAACCGACGGCGGATGGAGCGCGCGATCCTGGCGGGCGATCTCGTCTGGCACGGGCTTCCCTTTTCGATGGAGACTGAGTTGATGGATCGGTCGGTTTTCCGATTGGGAATGGCCTTTTCTGAAAGGCTGGACCGGCGGTTTGGCCGGAAAACCATTGCCGGGAAGATAACCGATGTTCCCGGTCACACCCGCGGGATTGTGCCGGTAATGGCCGAGGCAGGACTGGAACTGTTGCACATTGGAGCCAATGACGGGAGTGCGGAGCTTGACGTGCCGCCGCTCTTTCTCTGGAAAAGTCCCGAGGGCTCCGACCTCATGGTGATGTATCAACACAGTTACGGAGGCGTGGCCGTGCTGCCGGGCGGACGAACGGCGGTTTCAATCAATTTTACTTGGGACAACCTTGGTCCTCACACAGCAGCCGAGATCACGAAAATCTACGCGGTTTTGCGAACGCGCTTTCCCAAGGCGCAGGTCTTTGCTTCGGACCTGAATGCACTGGCTGCCGAAGTGAGGTCGCTACGCCCGAGACTGCCGGTGGTGACCCAAGAGTTAGGGGATACCTGGCTTTGGGCCACATCAAGTGATCCGCTCCTGATGGCGCGATTCCGGGAAATATCGCGGCTGCGTAGCGAGTGGATCGCCCAAGGCAGGCTTAGCGCGAACGACGATGTTGACCTGGCTTTCGGCAAGCACTTTCTGTGTGTGCCTGAACACACTTTCGGAACCAAGGCGGTGCATAGTCATCCGGACATTTACGAGATGGCGGCTTTTCGTGCGTCCCGAAACCTCCCGGAGTTCAGGTTTATGGAGCAGTCGTGGGCGGATAAGCGCGCCAATATTGACCGTGCCGGCGGCGCTTTGCCGGCGGAATTGGCGGCCGAGGCGGGGGCGCGCTTGAAATCCCTCAGTCCGGTGCGGACGGAACGTGACCGCTTGCGCAAGCTCGATTCTCCTAGCGAGAAACTGGAGACGAAACACTTCCGGATCGGGTTCGATGAGAAAACCGGTGCCATCCGTTTTCTGGAACACCGGGCATCGCGCCGGCAATGGGCCGGTTCCGCCCACAGTTTGGGTCTGCTCTCGTACCAAACTTTTTCACCGCCGGATTTCAACCGGTTCCTGGACCAATACGTAATGCCAAAGCTGCGCAACAAGGATTGGTGTTTGAATGCTTGGAGCAAACCGGGTCTGGAAAAGACCCACGCCCAGAGCGCCTTGTTTTTTACGACGCTGAAGCAGCTTTGGCACGAGCAACGTCTGGACGGACATTTCTTTCTAGCCGACCTGGAGGTGCGGGACGCCGGAGATTCAGGGTGCCCACGCGAGATTATTGTTGAGACTTTCGTGCCCGACAGCGAACCGACGCTGCGACTGACGTTGAAATGGTTCAACAAGCCCGCCTCCCGTTTGCCCGAGGCGCTTTGGTTTTCATTCACTCCGCCAATATCCCGTGACGGCCGATTTGAAATGGACAAGATGGGGCAGGCAATCTCTCCGCTGGAGGTCGCCAAGGGCGGGAATCGAAGTCTGCATGTTGTGATCCGTGGCGTGTCCTATCACGACCAGCGAGGCGGCTTCCAATTGGAGACGTTGGATGCCTTTCTGTTGTCCCCCGGCCGGCGGTCGCTGCTGACTTTTGATTACCAGCAGCCCGACATGGCAGGAGGGCTGCACTTTTGCCTCTTCAACAACACGAAGAGCACGAATTATCGGACGTGGTTCGAGGATGATATGCAGTTTCGATTCAACCTGTTGTTTTGAAGCTCGCAAGGTGTTTCAATTCTTTACCAACAAAGAAAACATCATTAAAATTCTGACCCAATAGAGATAAATATGCATAAATTAATTCTAAACGTAGCAATGGTTCTCACGACGCTCACAGTCGGCTCCGCAGCTGAACGCGAATGGCCGTGCTTCCGCGGCTCGAACCACGACGACAAATCCCCCGACCAGGGCCTTTTGAAGGAGTGGCCCACCAACGGTCCGGCGAAGCTCTGGCAGTTTACCGGACTGGGCAAGGGGTTCTCGACCGTCGCCGTCAGCGGCGGTGCGGTTTACGCCTCCGGTGACGTAGACGGACAGATGACGCTCTTCGCCCTCGATATGGACGGAAAGCTAAAATGGAAGGTCGCCCACGACCGGGCTTGGACGCAGAGCTATACCGGGTCGCGTTCAATGCCCACGGTGGAGGGCGACATGCTTTACCTCGTTTCGGGCCATGGACTGATTGGTTGTTACAGCACCCGGAACGGCACCAAGGTCTGGACGCGGACAATGCAGGAGCTGGGTGGAAAAACGCCCAACTGGGGTTACACCGAATCGGTGCTGATCGTCGGCAAGACGGCCGTCGTGACACCGGGCGGTGCGGGCTGCATCACCGCGTTAGACAAAGCCACAGGCAAGACGATCTGGCAAAGCACAGGGTTTGATGGCCCTGCGCACTACGGCTCCTGCACCCCCTTCACGTTCAACGATGTCCCCATGATTGCGGCGGGCACGGGTGGCGGACTATTTTGCGTTGATGCCCGCAGCGGCGCCAAGATTTTCTCGAATCCTCATAGCGCCGGCAACACCGCCAACATCCCTTCGCCAGCGGCCGCTGATGGATACGTCTTCTGGGCCACTGGCTACGGCAAGGGCGGCATCTGCATGAAACTCGGATCAGCCGGGGCCGAACCGGCGTGGACAACCAAGGAACTGGTCTGCCATCACGGCGGTTACCTGATCGAAAAAGGCTTTATCTACGGCAACCATGAGCGCGGCGTTGCGTGTCTGGACCTGAAAACCGGTCAGAAAAAGTGGTTCGAGAAGGGGGTGGGCAAATGCTCGATCACTTATGCCGATGGGATGCTGTACCTTTTCGGCGAGAACGACGGTGTCATGGGATTGGCATCGGCCTCGCCGGAGGGCTTCAAGCTCACCGGCCGGTTCAGCGTTCCGGGCGAAGGGCCCAGTTGGGCACACCCGGTTGTCATCGGCGGACGCCTATACCTGCGTTACGATACCAACCTGTATTGCTTCGATGTGAAGGCAAAATAGGTTGCTCGCACAATTCGGGACTTCTTATCCAACGGCAACTCATGCAGTATATAAACCATGAAAACGTGTCCTCTTCACCTCCTCGCGCTTTGTGTTGTCGTAACGTTTCTGATCGGGCGCGTTGCGGAAGCACAGCCCGCTCTTACCGATCCAGTCGGCAAGTTTCTCCGGGCCGATGGCACGGTCTTGCGTGACGGCAAGGGCAGCGCCATCCAGTTGCGCGGCGTCAACCTCGGTGGCTGGCTCAAATGGGAGTCTTGGATGTGCCCGATTGACATCTCCAAGACCTTGCGCGACGGCAACCCTGGCCACAACGGTTACGACTTCGAGGCCAGGCGTCTGTTGGTCAAGCGCTTTGGCGCCAAGACGGCCGGTGAACTCATCGCGACCTACGAGGACGTATGGATCACTGCCGCCGACCTCGACCGGATCAAGGCCCTCGGGATGAACGTGGTGCGCGTGCCGTTTGCGTATTCCACAGTGCTGAACGAAGACGGCGCGTGGCGCAGCGATGCCTTTACGCGCCTGGACTGGGTCGTGCGCGAGGCCTGGCGGCGGGGGCTCTACACGATCCTGGATTTCCACGCGTTCCTGCCGCCCAGCGCCGATCACGACGGCTCGGCTGGCGGTTACTTCGCCAGCACCGCGCAGAAGGCGGAGACGGTGCGCATTTGGAAGCGTATCGCCGAACATTACCGTGGTAACCCGGCCATCGCGATGTACGACCTGCTCAATGAGCCCAATAACTCGAACCCAAAAGGCAAACCCGCCCCCAAATCGCAGGTGGTGTGCGACCTCTATGACGATCTTTACAAGGCCATCCGCAGCGTTGATCCCGATCACCTTATTGCCATGGAAGGCATGTGGGACTGGAAAACCCTGCGCGATCCAGTAAAGAGCGGCTACAAGAACGCGGTCTATTCCTTCCACTGGTACAACTGGAGCGGCAAGACCACGGCTGATCGCAACCAGGCCACCGACAACGACCTCAGCGCGGTTGCGGAGATGCAGAAGGCGTGGAACGTGCCGGTGTTCGTTGGCGAGTTCAACCTCTTTGGCGACCGGGCGGCCTGGAAATACGCCTTCGAAAAATACGACCAATACAAGCTGAACTGGACGATGTGGACATTCAAGAACACCGCCAGCGGCGACAACAGTTGGGGCGTTTATACAACCATCCCGCGCAAAGCGCCGCCGGTGCCGAACCTGATGACTGATTCCGCTGACGTGATTCGCCAGAAATGGCAGGCGTGGCGCACCTCCCCGGAGGCCTTCGCCTTAAATCCCATGTTCAAGCTTTTGTTGGGTTCAACAAGTTCAATCCCGCGGTGAATAGCCCGTCAGTGCCATTCCCATCGGCCACACCGCCGTTGAGTCCCGAATACGTCACGGCGCGCTTTACCGGCAGGACAAGCTCGACTACAAACTTACACTTCGCCTGGCCCGTCAACCGGACGGCGAGCAAAGCGATTTTGGTTCGACTATCGGAGCGTTCAGTCCTGAAAGCATGGCAAAGATTAGCTGAGCTGAGCATGGGCCAATGGAATCAACCACGCATGTTTCGCAGACTGGTCACAGGTTACGTTGCGCTTTCGCGCTGCCAAGGCGGATGCGAAGGCCCATCTGGGCGTTGTGCTGAGGCAGGCTCATGGCGTTTGGCCAATATGCTGGGCGCTGATCCTGGTCTGCTTCACGCCGAAACAAAGCTGAATTCCGCTCCGGTTTACTTCGTCGAAGTGGACAGATGGTGACTCGGCACGGGCGGTGGCCTGCCTGTCCTGCGAGTTCAGTCGGCAATTGTTGCTGGGAAAGAAAACGACGATGAAAACCAACTGGGCAATCCTGGATACATTGACGCCTGTCATGTTTGGTTTCCTTGGAGCGCTGCTGCTGACTCCGCTGGCCGCGCTGTACGCCGCTGTGGGTACGCAGACTTTTAACATCCGCCAGCACGGCGCTGCCGGTAACGGAACCAACTTGGATACGGCCGCGATCCAGAAAACCATTGATGCAGCAGCAACCGCTGGCGGCGGTACGGTCGTGTTTCCGCCTGGGACATACTTGAGCGGCTCGATCAACGTCAAAAGCCACGTCAAACTACAGTTGGAAAAAGGCGCAACATTGCTGGGCAGCCCACGGCGGTCGGATTATCGAAAGTTGAACTTCTACGCGCTGCTCCTAGCCGACCAGCAGGAGGACATCGAGATTTGCGGATTAGGAGTCATTGACGGTCAAGGGAAACTTTTGGTCGCCGACACCCGCAACCTCATGCCGCAACGCAATCCACCTTATGCCGATGAATGCCAGCGTCCCGTCATCATTAACTTTCGCAACTGCCGGAACGTCACGGTCCGGAATATCACGCTCAAGGAAAGCTCCTGCTGGGTCCAATTGTACCGGGATTGCGAACATCTCACCATCGAAAACATCACCGTCCGCACTCTGGCGGCCATCACCAACGACGGCCTTGACATTGACGGCTGCTCCCACGTCGTTGTCCGCAACTGTGACATTGATTCCGAAGACGACGGCATCTGCCTCAAGTCCTCGTCCCAAGCCTGTGACGACGTCTTGGTGGAGAAATGCCGGGTGCGCTCCACCTGTAACGCCTTGAAATTCGGAACCGCTTCGGCTGGCGGTTTCAAGAACATCACCTGCCGCAACCTGGAGATTTACGACACCTACCTCTCGGCCATCGCGCTGGAGATTGTCGATGGCGGTGTGATGGAAAACGTGCAGATTTCCAATGTCAAAATCACCGACTGCAACAACCCGCTTTTCATCCGGCTCGGTCACCGGAACGTAAAGGGCGCGGTGGGTTCTGTGCGCGGCGTGACCATCAGCGATGTCACCGCTGAAATTCCGAACCGCACGCACGAGGAAATGAACAAGTTCCCCTCGGGTTGGCGTCATCGCGGCACCACCTTGATTACCGGCTCAATCACCGGGCTGCCGGGACATCCAGTCAAAGATGTCACCCTCAAGAATGTCTCCATCCTTTACGGCGGCATCGGCGGGACACGCAAGCCTGATCATCACCGGCTCGACCAGCTTGCCAAGGTGCCGGAGTGCGCGACGAATTATCCCGAAAGCAAGATGTTCGGCGTCTTGCCCGCATGGGGGCTCTATTGCCGGCATGCGGAGGGTATCAAACTCGACAACGTCACTCTGGGTGTCAAAGCCCAGGATTACCGAGCTGCGGTCGTCTGCGACGACGTCAAAGACCTCCGGCTGGACGGTCTGCACGTGAAATCCGCCGGCAGCGAGCCAGTCATCGTTCTGAACGACGTACCCGGTGCGCAGATCCGCAATTCTCCCGCCCCATCGAACACCGTCCAGTTCATTAAAACAATTCGGTAGGGTCAACGCTTGAACCTGGAAATTCGTCAACCACAACAAAGCCAAGGCACACGCCCATGAACAAGCTCACAGTTCTCCCGCTCACCGCCCTGCGATTGTCCCCGCTGGCCGCGCTGCACACGAATCGCGCCTTACCGGGAATTCCAATCTTTGGAAGATTGCGGTGATGAATTTCCAATGTTTGGAAATGACTGAGATTGTGCCATCACCAAACCGTCAGGAGGCGGATTGCTTGGCCACGTGAGGCTCGTCGGCGGTGCTTTTGTAGCGGGCGATGATCTCGCGACGGGTGCGGACGTGGAGCTTTTCGTAGATCCGCTGGATGTAGGTATTGACGGTGGAGACGCCGATTTCAAGTTCGGCAGCAATTTCCTTTTGGGAGAGCCCATTGACCAGTTGTTCGAGTACCTGTCGCTCTCTTGGCGCTAAAACCGGATCAGCCATTGCCGGGTTTTGCTCTGGCGTTGGCGTGGGTCGGCGAAAGATGTCAATAATCTTACGAGCGATGGGTGGGCTCATGGGAGCGCCGCCAGCGTGAATTTCGCTGACTGCCGCGAGCAGTTGATTGGGCATCACGGGCTTGACGAGGTAGCCGTGTGCGCCGGCGGACAGCGCTTGGAAGATCGTTTCGGTATCCTGATAGACAGTGAGCATGAGGATCTGGCTGCCGGGCAGTTGCGGAGCGAGGCGGGCCACGCATTCGACGCCGCTGAGATCCGGCAGGTTGATGTCCATGATAATCACGTCGGGCTGAAGCGCTGGGATACCGGCGATGGCGGCGGTGCCGTTACGGAACATCCCCACACATTCGCAGTCCGTGGCGCTGGCGAACACCTCGGCGAGCACACGGCGAATCCGGGCGTCATCTTCGACGACTGCGACTTTGATCTTTGGAGGTTGTTTCATCGAGTCTCGCGTCAGTTTGTTTTGGGGAGGGGCAACAGAAATTCGGCCCGCGTTCCGCTGCCGGGGTGGCTGGTTAAACGGAACTCGCCGCCAATTTCCTCCATGCGCTGGCGCATGCTCTCCAGACCTTCATGGATGCCGGCCGCACCGGTGTCAGCGGGGGTGAACCCACAGCCGTTGTCCACGACTGTAATGCGCAACCGGGCCTCCTCCACGCGCAGTTCGATTCGGACCAGGTCGGCATGGGCGTGCTTCGTCACGTTGTTCAACGCTTCGCGCACGGCCAGAAACAGGTAATGCCGCGTCTTGCCGACCAGCGTGGTGGGCGGCACTTCTGGCGGTATGTCGAAACGCGCCCGCAACCCGGACGCGTCGAGGAACAGCTTGGCGGATTGCGTCAAATAATTGGCGAACCGGTCCAGCGTGTCATTGGCCGGGTTCACGGCCCACACGATCTCATCGACGCTGCGTGTCAATTCAATGGCCGACTGACAGACGCGGTCAATGCGCCGCTGCGTGTCCGCCGTCGGTCCTTGGGCGAGGTCGCGGCGCACCCAATCGCTCTGCATGGCGATCTCGGTCAGCCCGGCGCCGATGTCGTCGTGCAGGTCGCGGGCGATGCGCGACCGCTCGCGCTCCAACGCTTGTTGCTGCTCGATTTCAGCGAGTCGCTGTTGCATTCGTCTCCGCACGATAAACTGGCCCAACCAGCCAGCGGCACCGCCAGCCAACAACACGAGCGTCAGCCAAAACTGCCACTGGCGAGACAGCGGCACGACCACCACGATGGGCAACGACACCTCCACGCCGGTCAATTCGCCATTGGCCTTGGCGGCGGCCACGCGGAACCGGTAGTTTCCAGGTAACAGTTGCGGATAGTCGGCTTGGGC encodes:
- a CDS encoding response regulator transcription factor, translated to MKQPPKIKVAVVEDDARIRRVLAEVFASATDCECVGMFRNGTAAIAGIPALQPDVIIMDINLPDLSGVECVARLAPQLPGSQILMLTVYQDTETIFQALSAGAHGYLVKPVMPNQLLAAVSEIHAGGAPMSPPIARKIIDIFRRPTPTPEQNPAMADPVLAPRERQVLEQLVNGLSQKEIAAELEIGVSTVNTYIQRIYEKLHVRTRREIIARYKSTADEPHVAKQSAS
- a CDS encoding sensor histidine kinase, with the translated sequence MRGQDSYWQKVTTSIRPSLGLLAGGLCLLGTVGRAEMAITQLVEDGHAHDVSAGVTTPVRVATTAKRIQFHFTEANRKGEPTTRLRYKLEGYDDRWRDLVQERGMNVSIQFWDNEPLDKRHVLGGNMYYFTGETPGWRGSAEKSDFTNRSETVIAPEHAAFAKVIFLSDAYLPAIGLVAVDAVHLQVEHPKVGGRVNQYDLTVTQGDDLNNSMGRPVNWGRWGSLPEMAQLCIRPDPSPHPILVLNDTSARYFAAWVTPEKRYPVPVHPGDRLTLTWQVAHSIGGCGPAQADYPQLLPGNYRFRVAAAKANGELTGVEVSLPIVVVVPLSRQWQFWLTLVLLAGGAAGWLGQFIVRRRMQQRLAEIEQQQALERERSRIARDLHDDIGAGLTEIAMQSDWVRRDLAQGPTADTQRRIDRVCQSAIELTRSVDEIVWAVNPANDTLDRFANYLTQSAKLFLDASGLRARFDIPPEVPPTTLVGKTRHYLFLAVREALNNVTKHAHADLVRIELRVEEARLRITVVDNGCGFTPADTGAAGIHEGLESMRQRMEEIGGEFRLTSHPGSGTRAEFLLPLPKTN